The genomic region tgagaaaaaaaaaggtctcatCTTACCTCTATGTTCAAAGGAGGCTGGCATGATGGAAAGAATAcgtatttaattttattgtagaCTTGATACACGGCAAAACTGAACAGCGCAGCCACACCCAAGACAACGACCAAGGCAGTTACAAATGTTGCTAAAATAATCACAGGtaaaatttttcctaaaaatgtgattaaaaacattttggttcCATATTAATAAAGATTAATGAACAGATCATCTGCAAATCTGATTCAGTATTTATcataaaatttcacatttttgcaATAATACACTCAGCCATGATGACCGTTACAATAACAATGCCATTCCAAACTCTTAGATAATTTTactaaaaacagaaaaaaaaatactgaatataaGAACACAGGCCTTTGCAGACAGGATCAAAAAAAAGATCCAGCTATTTTCAGTAATATGTTACTATTGACAGCAGGACAAAAAGGCTGCACACAGACAGCTACCATGAAGTACCTGATGCATATAAATCTACTGCACTATGGGCTGTGTACAGGGTCTAACCCCAAGGAATGTAACATGCAATGTAACAGCATGAGCTCTCTCCTTTAAAAAGGCAGAGATACCTTAGTAAGAATTCCACATGGGGCATGGAGTAAGAATGGGCAATTACTAAAGTTGGGCCATGGTTATTTAGCCAGGAAATTATTAAGAGTGCCTAGAATGGCAGGGTCTTCAGGGGCCCAAGACCATCCAGATGGTTTCTTAGATGTGAGAATAACACAAATTGTAAGGCTCAGATGACTACAACACAGCCAACAGAGAGAATAAGGATCTTTCCTGGAGCAGCTATTCCTTTCATATGCTTATTTAAGAAGAAACCCATCCTACGGTTATTCCAAGTATTGGAACAGCACAAAATTTTTCTATGTCAGTACAGAAAAGCAAGATAAATTTCACTTCAGTGCTCAAACATGGTGTCATCAACttgatgacaccaagctgagtggtgtaGTTAATTCACTTGAGGGAGGGGATGCTATCCAGAGGGACTCTGACAGGCTTGAGGAGTGGAGCCATGCAAAcatcatgaagttcaacaaagccaGGCACGAAGTCCTGCACCTAAGACAATCCCCAGTATCAGCACAACTGGGAGATGAACACATTAAAAACAGCTGCATTGAGAAGGACTTGAGAACACTGGCAGATGaaaaactgaacatgagccagcaatatGCACTTACAGCACAAAACAccaaccacatcctgggctgcataaaAAGAAGTGGCCAGCTGGTCTAAgaaggtgattctcccctttACTCCACTCTTGTgggaccccacctggaatactgtgtgcagttctgagGTCCCCAGCACAAGACAGAGTTGGACCTGCTAgggcaggtccagaggagggccacaaaaatggtGAGAGGGTTAAAATGCCTCTCCTAAGAAGAAAGGCTGAtagagttggggttgttcagtttTGAGAAATAACTGCAGGAAATATAATAACAGCCTTTCAATATAGAAAAGGGACTTATGAGAAAGACAGAGACAGTTTTTACCTAAGTCtctagtgacaggacaaggggcaacagttttaaactgacAGAGGGTAGGTACAGATAGGACATAAGGAATTACTTCCATATTATGAGGGTAGTGGGACACTGGCACACCAGAGAtgtggatgccctctccctAGAaatgttcaaggacaggttggatggagaTTTGAGCAGCCTGCTCTAGTGgcagatgtccctgcccatggcagggaggtaAGACTAGTGAGCAGGTCcgttccaacccaaaccattccatgagcCTATGGCCCTGCATTAACCCTGGAAACGTGGAAAATCATCTAACAGGCTAGGTTGAGTTCCAGAATTTAAGGTTGTAACCTATTGGGAGAAGGAGTTTACATGACAGAAGCCAGCTTTTGATAGTAAAATCCTGTAGCCAAATAAACCTTCTATCTGTACAGTCATAAGCTGCTCAGTGCTTAAGTTCAAGAGTTGCACAAacttccttctctcctcccttctcttttgCAACATAACTCTCTGTCACTATGTCTTAACAAGAAAACTGAAGGGAGTCTGAACGTAATAAGGgagatactttaaaaataatcaagatgAGACAATCAGGTCTTTTTTTAACTCTATTTCCAGTTAGTATGAATGATCAAAGAACAAAAGATTTCTACACATAAACATAGGGAAGGCACAGGTCATGATCTGTATCACTGTTTCTCTCAATATAACATCTTGAATGTACCAACTGGTTTCAAACAGACTCACTATAGTAGAAGGATACAGGGCAGATTAACAACCATGAACAATTTTTCTAATGTTACAGCCAATTATAGAAGATAACTGGCCAAATTAAAGTCAACAGATAACTTGTTCTTATGAGTAAGTGCAACCCATCCACAGATGGCTTCTCATTTTGCCAAAAAGGTGAGCTTTCGCTCTAATGAGTCTGATTATTTGTCTTCTCACACTTTATcaaaagatttaaaaacaataattcatagaagaaataattcaagaataaataatttctaagtTGTGTCATGTAGCTTTGATCACATCAGAACTGAAGCAGTTTATTAGTTTACCTACAGGAGAGGACATGGAGCAGAAAAGTGACAGATTGCTGATATGGATCTCTGCCTCACTATGTGCTAATTCTGCACAGACATTAAGTCATgctacaaacattttttttaaactagtgAGACCTGCAAAGGCCTGTTTTACTTCCAGAGGTGTAACAATTGCCAAGCTTTGCCTACCTCTAGGTGTTTTGATGCATTTCTCTTCGCTGAAAGGACTGCTTTTGTTGTAAGCTTCTGAGCGTGCTTGTACTTTTACACAGTACAAAGTTGAGGGTGTTAGATCAGAGACTGTCCCTATGGTCTGttttattgctttcatttttattccttcctaaaaaagaaatattgcaaGAATAAGATGGACAGAAATAGTACAACagtcacagattttttttttttgggccCTGTGGAAGAAGTAGATCTTCAGAAGTTAAGCAGTAGTTCTTAAGAAGTTAGACACCATTCTACACTTGgattaaataaaagaaaccaCACAACTCCCTCCTAAACAAGTACATTCAGGAAGAACTCGATGGCAAGAATATCAGCTTTCAGCTGATATTTTACTGTTCAAAGCTGAGCGCAAAATGAAACTTCTTCCTGTTGCAGTTTGTTTCCTTCTCCCACACATACACATTTCCACATACACATTTATTGATTACTGTAACTGTTTTACTAAGAAGCACTTAAATAACATGGAATGATACATTAAAATGTGAACTAAAAGCACGAAGGCTATATTGTTTTATGATACATATAACTATAAaactaaatataaaaagaaaaaaattgagaggtTAGAAGCTACATTAATTAAGACTGTGCACAATCACGTCATAAAAAAGATGGCCTCATAAGAAGCCTACAGCCTCTATTCAAAAGTAAGACATTTAGCAGCCTGTTCAAAACTTGGTGCAACTCTGCAAATCATTACACATAGCCACATCAATGGAAAAAGATTAGTCTCAATAGGTTTGTGATAAAATTTGTCTtgacaagattaaaaaaataaaaatctttcagaggaaagaagaaaagtgaaagaaattgGCTGCATGATTGATACACCATATATGTGCCTCTTTTGACAATAAGCTTGGGAAGAATTCAAGCTCAGTATTTAAGTCATAACAAATTTTATGTACCATTCTTAGTATTTAACTAATTCATACCTCATCATTTGATGAATTCTTCCAATACAGAAGTTGGTAAGACAAGCTATAATGGTCCCTCATGACTTCACCCTCAGATCCTCCAGGAGGAAAAATCTGGATATGGAGCAAATTATGACTGATGTCCACCTTTACACCAGGAGGGCCAATTTCATCTTACAACattcgaaaaaaaaaaaaaaagcattaaatactgtaattttaatttatgaCAATTTTTGAGAAGCAAATACTAAAAAGTTTAACAGCTTTATTCAGAATCTTGACACTTAAGAAATACTTTgatcattttctctttccacatTCAAATATTGTTTCTGCAAGTTTCAGTCAGGTAAAACACACAGATGTTGATATTAACCCTGTGTAAGTCAAAGAGAAATTACTGAACACTTCTTAACTTAATCAGGATATGGGCCCTCTTTTTCACATGTAGCTTCTTTCAGTTATAGAACAGTTGAAAAGTAAAAGCATCACGggttttgtttaattatttaccTAGGTCATTGTTATCTTAATAAAGAATTATCTAATTAACAACAGCTTGAGCAAGAAAGAGTTGATATATAGAATTGATTCCATCTTCAATATGGAAAGCAATGGAATATAACCCTATATATCAGATAAACATTTCTTGACATTCATGATTGATTGATTTTTAAAGTCAAACATTTTAGTGAGGTCACATTtcttaacaaaataataaaaagtaaaacaaagattaaaattaCTATAATTTCACTTTGTTGAGTGTTACACATTTTTTACTTAAATGTCACTATCATTTAAGACTGCTTTTTCATTAAGCTCTTTAGGGTTGTATGTCAATGGTGCAAATCTGTTTCAGCACAAAATTCAGGGGTACACAAATACCATTTTTAGTACAATCTCACACAGTAATTACTGTAGTGTACAGAGATATTACAAAATGCCATATAATGCTTTGTGGTTTCATTTCATAAAGCAAATTATATGAGTCTAGCAAAACAGTGGCTGTGCTGAATAGAAAACCATGGAAAAGCTCCAGTTTAACTTGATGACACCAGGATTCTCCACACGGTTTCTGTAAGGGAACTACATATTCAGCTTCATTATTCTAGCAAGTTTCTTCTTGCAAATAAAATCATTAGATACAGTCTTGTcgagaaatgaaaatataagaaaacaCAATTGCTTACTTGTTATCAGAGGATCTACTTTTACTTCATTAGACAAACATGACTTATTATATTCATTCGTGGCCTGCACACGGAGATAATAAAATCCAGAAATAGTTGTGATGATAGATGAGAAATTGCATTGTGTATTAGTGATGTTTTCACATCCAGGTACATTGAGCCACTTCCCTGAGTAATCATCATGAAGTTTCTTTAGATAGCCACTGCAAGAgatattttaatagtttttgaTGTGAGGTCCTtcagctcaaaaaaacccaaatcacgTTCACTTGTGCTACATAGGGCATTTTTTATCTTTAGAAGAACGGGCTTCTTAGAAGTTTCTCATATTTATTAtaccattttttcatttctaactGAAACAGTGAGGCTAACTGGATGAGGTGCTTTAACCAAGCCTCAGTAGAAGACTTATactgtttttaaacattttaaaatctaaattaagATTTTGCATACAGCTCCATTAAgtcagttatttttcttctgtgtcaaaggaattttaaaagaatgttaagaaaaagaatattataCGCTGGCCACAATATTTGTGTGATAACTAGATATTCATACACAGGTTTACAGACATGATAGGTTTTTTCCATGTTGGGATCTCACCAGAAGTAATCAATTATGTTGACAACTCAAACCTTGAACACCTGCATTTTTGCTCACTTCTAGTCATCTAGTTTCTTCATATTCAAAAAGATACAAAGCAATGCAAAATTTGCATCCTATAAAAAATTTACTTAGCATTTATTTAGCAGTCTCTAGCATCCTGAAATTCTAGAATATTAGTTTAGGTGCACTCCTTTTAAAAGTTACACTGTGTTCAGAAGTGGAACCCAATGTTTCAATGAATACATTAAGCTATTTTTACTAAGTATATCACTTTCATTTCTAATAACTACTTGTAAATACAATTACTAGCATTCAGAATGACATAACCTGTTTAAACAACAGAATGGAAATTGTTTAACTCACATTAGATACTGTACATTGTAGGTCACATGCTGTTTATATTGATTGTTCCAATGCAGATGAAATTTCATATTCAAAGCAAGAACATTCACATCTGTTGCACAGAATAGGTCATTCACtgctcaaaatgaaaaaaaaaggaaagccatAGTTACTGAAAAGCTTTATAATATGTATGGCACTAACGCACTGAATGGATATTTCTCATGTAAATGGTCATGGTAcattttcaataattaaaaaagctatTGTCTGTTTGCATTATAGAGACGACAAATCAAAGTCTGTGATCTGTGATATTCAGTCTATTAGCCCTTTAGCAAAGCTACCAGTTAAAACTAAATCCAGAAAGacttaaataaagaaattatgaGATTAGTACAAATAAACTGGTTCACGAATAactcaaggagaaaaatatgtaaaattatatataaagtAATATTGATGTACTATTCATCCAATCTAATGTTTGACTTTTTGAATTTCCAcgctgattttttttcctgaaaccaACATTTTAAACTACTTAAAATGACACCTGAACAGCACTCAAATGAATCTAAATTTAGACACACAAAAACTAGGGAAAACTGACACTAAGCCATTCTTCAGAATTTGTAGTAATTTCACCAAGGCTTGcataaaaccagtatttttcaaGCCTACCTCAACTTCTTATTAACTTAGCCAAATGTACAAAAGGCTTTTGTTTTGCCTACATACACATCCCTTTTGTCCTGATTCAAAGTTACAAATTCCAAAATATCCAGTCCAAAGTaagggacagattttttttttcccaacagttaaaaattaagtaatcTTAATTAATTACTTAAGTAATTTTAAGATAAACCAATTTTACTCTGTACCTTTACGGGTAGTTGTGATGCAACGAATGGGACTGAATAAGCCTTCTTTCAATTCCAAAGGAAGAGTTGCTTGAACTTTCAAACAATAGGTAGTGTATGGTGCAAGGTCATCAATTACAGCATTAGGTAAAATAATTTGACTTCTGAACTGCAAGAAACAATTGCAAACAGCATAATAAGACATCTGTACTTCCTGATGagctgattttttaaagtatgattTTCCTTCCAGAAGTTTCAGTGCATTTATATAACG from Heliangelus exortis chromosome 1, bHelExo1.hap1, whole genome shotgun sequence harbors:
- the IFNAR1 gene encoding interferon alpha/beta receptor 1 isoform X2; protein product: MEWAATAVCLTCLLLVPLPLPCAGRTNLKIPQDIQVYAVNTNFTLRWNYTGNDTDVTFSAEYWWFENFHANEMEWMELPGCQNVTGMECDFSSAVTEYYDTHYVRVRAERKEEVSPWSSIFEMIPYYIAHIGPPGILLKSINGAIKVKITPPEANQVQKMWLADLSFKYNAVIWKNSSNAEFRSQIILPNAVIDDLAPYTTYCLKVQATLPLELKEGLFSPIRCITTTRKVNDLFCATDVNVLALNMKFHLHWNNQYKQHVTYNVQYLIGYLKKLHDDYSGKWLNVPGCENITNTQCNFSSIITTISGFYYLRVQATNEYNKSCLSNEVKVDPLITNEIGPPGVKVDISHNLLHIQIFPPGGSEGEVMRDHYSLSYQLLYWKNSSNDEEGIKMKAIKQTIGTVSDLTPSTLYCVKVQARSEAYNKSSPFSEEKCIKTPRATFVTALVVVLGVAALFSFAVYQVYNKIKYVFFPSCQPPLNIEGFGRQLLSDPYLSTKEEATENFSVIDIVIIEEANQIDFKDHKPSKQSSRDSGNYSNDDNTSGDKGSEESLEK
- the IFNAR1 gene encoding interferon alpha/beta receptor 1 isoform X1, producing the protein MEWAATAVCLTCLLLVPLPLPCAGRTNLKIPQDIQVYAVNTNFTLRWNYTGNDTDVTFSAEYWWFENFHANEMEWMELPGCQNVTGMECDFSSAVTEYYDTHYVRVRAERKEEVSPWSSIFEMIPYYIAHIGPPGILLKSINGAIKVKITPPEANQVQKMWLADLSFKYNAVIWKNSSNAEFRSQIILPNAVIDDLAPYTTYCLKVQATLPLELKEGLFSPIRCITTTRKVNDLFCATDVNVLALNMKFHLHWNNQYKQHVTYNVQYLIGYLKKLHDDYSGKWLNVPGCENITNTQCNFSSIITTISGFYYLRVQATNEYNKSCLSNEVKVDPLITNEIGPPGVKVDISHNLLHIQIFPPGGSEGEVMRDHYSLSYQLLYWKNSSNDEEGIKMKAIKQTIGTVSDLTPSTLYCVKVQARSEAYNKSSPFSEEKCIKTPRGKILPVIILATFVTALVVVLGVAALFSFAVYQVYNKIKYVFFPSCQPPLNIEGFGRQLLSDPYLSTKEEATENFSVIDIVIIEEANQIDFKDHKPSKQSSRDSGNYSNDDNTSGDKGSEESLEK